Part of the Cystobacter ferrugineus genome, GTCACCGCCCGGAGGCAGGCCGAGACCCGGCTGGGGGAGATGCACCGCACCCTGATGGACGTCTCGCGCCAGGCGGGCATGGCCGAGGTGGCCACCGGCGTGCTCCACAACGTGGGCAACACCCTCAACAGCGTCAACATCTCCACCAGCCTCGTCATCGATCAGATTCGCAAGTCCCGGGTGACGAGCCTGACCCGGGTCGCCACCCTGCTGCGCGAGCACCTCGCCGACATCCCCGCCTTCATCGCCCAGGATCCCCAGGGCCAGAAGCTTCCGCTCTTCCTCATCGCACTGTCCGACCAGCTCCAGCAGGAGCGGGACTCCATGCTCCGGGAGATGTACTCGCTGGGGGAGAGCGTCGAGCACATCAACTCCATCGTCAGCATGCAGCAGAAGCACGCGCGGGCCGCGGGCGCCGTGGAGCATGTGGCCGTGCCGAAGCTCATCGACGAGGCGCTGCGCCTGCACGCCGTCTCTTTCGAGCGTCTGAACATCCACATCGAGCGCGACTACGCCGAGGTGCCCCCCATCTTCGTGGACCGGCACAAGCTGCTGCAGATCCTGATCAACCTGGTGAGCAACGCGCGGCACGCGCTGGTGGCGAGCCCGAAGAAGGACAAGCACATGGGCATCCACGTGCGGAGTGCTCCTGGGACAGGCCGTCTGCACATCGAGGTGACCGACAATGGTGTCGGTATCGCGCCGGAGAACCTGGGGCGCATGTTCTCCCAGGGCTTCACCACGAAGAAGATGGGGCACGGCTTTGGACTGCACATCAGCGCCCTGGCCGCCGCCGAGATGAAGGGCCGGCTGACCTGCTCCAGTCCTGGCCTGGAACAGGGGGCCACCTTCGTCCTCGAGCTGCCGATGCAGACCGAGCTCCCCCCGGCCCAGGATGCGGCGCCTTCCTGACGGGGCCGGGTGGAGCAGGGCGGGCGCTCAGTCCCTCCGCCAGAGCAGGGCGAGCAGCCGGGGCACGTCCGAGCGCGGTGCGCCCGCGTCCCGACAATCCCTCGCCCGCACCAGCACGAAGCCCGCGTCCGCGGCCGCGTTCAGGTACTCCGAGACGTCGTGCAGGTGGCTGCGGACGTTCTGGAGGGCGCCGGTGTCCGGGTCCACGAAATGCGCCTGCTTGCCCTGGAGCTGCCGGAAGGGGTGCAGCTCGCAGACGAAGAGCGCGCCGCCTGGCCTGAGGACGCGTCTGGCCTCGGAGAAGACGAAGCTCAGGTCCTCGATGTGCTCCAGCACCAGGTTGCAGGTGACGGTGTCGCGAGAGGCCTCCGCCGCGGGCCAGCGCTCGCGCAGGTCATGCAGGACGAACTGGACGTGTTGCACCCCCGGGCGCTCGCGGGCGCGGTTCAACATCTTCTCCGAGGCGTCGAGCGCGAGCAGGCTGTGGGCCCGGGAGGCGAGCCACCCGGTGTTCTTGCCGGTGCCGCAGCCGATCTCCAGGACGTCTCCTCGAAAGAGCGAGGGCTCCTGGCTCTGGAGGATGGTGGCGTCGAGGTCGCGCGTGGCGTTGGCCTGGGTGTCGTACACCTCGGACCAGACGTCGTACGCGGTCGCCACTTCGTCAGGGGGGGGCCTGGTGGTCATCTTCATCTCCTCCGCGGGGAGGTGACGAAGGCTCGCCACCTTCCCGTGTCTGGGGCCTCGCGGCCCACGGGTTCAGGTGACGTAGCTTTGTTCGCCCCCTCGAGGAGGAGGCCCGCAGCAGCGTCACTGCTGCGGCCCAGCGCTCGCTTGGTTACCACGCCCCCGAGACGGGTGTCAAAGCCGCCTGTTCCGCTGGGGGCTCTCTTTCCGGTGGGGTGAGATTGTAATCTTTCATCTCCAAGGGCCGCTTCCCCCCACGGCCCGGAGATGCGTGACATGACTCCCCAGGCCGATCCCCATTCCTCCGCTCCCGAGAACCTTCCGCTCCCGCCCGGCAGTTCGGGACTCCCGCTGCTCGGCGAGACGTTGGATTTCCTGCGCTCCAGCCGTGACTTCGCCGAGCGGCGGCGGCGTCAGTACGGCCCCGTCTTCCGTTCGCACGTGCTGGGTTCGCCCGCCGCGTTCCTGCTCGGCCCGGACGCCATCCAGTGGATCTTCGCGGGCGAGGGCAAGTACCTGAAGAACCGCTGGACTTCGGGAGTGCGCCGGCTGCTCGGAGCCAACAGCCTGGCGCTGCTCGAGGGCGAGGAGCACCTGGAGCGGCGCCGCCTGCTCGCGCCCCACTTCAGCTACGCGACGATGCGCGGGTTCGTGCCCGCCATCGAGTCGCTCGCCACGCGGCACTTCGAGCGCTGGGCGGCGCTCCCGGGGGACTTCACCCTGTGGCCCTCCATGCGGGAGCTGGCCTTCGAGATCGCCCTGTCGCTCATCTTTGGCCAGGACACCGTGGACGTGCCGTTCCTGATGCGCCACTTCCAGGCGTGGACGGCGGGCCTCTTCGTCCCCCTGGCGGTGAACCTGCCCTGGACGACGTTCGGACGGGCGCTCGCCGCGAAGAAGGCGATGATCACCTATCTGGATCAGCTCGTCGCCGAGCGGCAGAAGCGGACCGAGCAGCCGCCGGATCTGCTGGGCTCGCTGCTGCGGCACCGGGAGGGGGAGGAGCCCCTGTCGCGAGAGGCGATCGTCGAGGAGCTGCAGTTGCTGCTCTTCGCCGGACACGACACCACCGTCACCGCGACCTCCAACCTCATGCTGCTGCTGGCCCAGCACCCGGACGTGCTCCAGAAGGGCCGCGAGGCGGTGGCGGACCTGGAGGGCCCCCTCACCCTGGATGCGCTGCGGGCGATGCCCTACCTCGTGCAGCTCATCCACGAGGGGATGCGCCTCATTCCCCCCATCGGCGGGGCCTTCCGCATCACCACGCGGGACGTGGCCTACAACGGCTATCGCATCCCCAAGGGATGGATGGTGCCCGTGAGCATCCGGATGGCGCACTCGGGCGAGCACTGGCCGGCCGCGGAGCGCTTCGATCCCGAGCGCTTCGGCTCCGAGCGCAACGAGCAGCGCAAGCCGGGCACGTTCATCCCCTTCGGAGGGGGGCCGCGCATCTGCCTGGGGCAGCACTTCGCGATGGTGGAGATGAGCGTGATGCTGGCGCTGCTGCTCAAGCACTACACGTGGGAACTCGTGCCGGGGCAGGATCTCTCGTACGTCATGGTTCCCTTCGCCCGGCCCCGAAGCGGCATCCAACTGCGGATGCGCCGGCGGAGCTGAGCGGGAAGGGGTCGAAGGGGTGTGCCGCCCGGTGACGCGTCAGAGGACGGAGTCCACGGCGCGGCGCACGCGGGCCCAGTCGAAGTTGTCGGCGGGGTCCGTCTTGCGGCCCGGGGCCACGTCGCGGTGGCCGAGGATGTTCTCCTTGGGCACCCGGTACGTGCGGGCCAGGTACGGCACGAGCCGCTCCAGGATGCGGTACTGCTCTTCCGTGAAGGGCGTCG contains:
- a CDS encoding class I SAM-dependent methyltransferase, with translation MTTRPPPDEVATAYDVWSEVYDTQANATRDLDATILQSQEPSLFRGDVLEIGCGTGKNTGWLASRAHSLLALDASEKMLNRARERPGVQHVQFVLHDLRERWPAAEASRDTVTCNLVLEHIEDLSFVFSEARRVLRPGGALFVCELHPFRQLQGKQAHFVDPDTGALQNVRSHLHDVSEYLNAAADAGFVLVRARDCRDAGAPRSDVPRLLALLWRRD
- a CDS encoding cytochrome P450, producing MTPQADPHSSAPENLPLPPGSSGLPLLGETLDFLRSSRDFAERRRRQYGPVFRSHVLGSPAAFLLGPDAIQWIFAGEGKYLKNRWTSGVRRLLGANSLALLEGEEHLERRRLLAPHFSYATMRGFVPAIESLATRHFERWAALPGDFTLWPSMRELAFEIALSLIFGQDTVDVPFLMRHFQAWTAGLFVPLAVNLPWTTFGRALAAKKAMITYLDQLVAERQKRTEQPPDLLGSLLRHREGEEPLSREAIVEELQLLLFAGHDTTVTATSNLMLLLAQHPDVLQKGREAVADLEGPLTLDALRAMPYLVQLIHEGMRLIPPIGGAFRITTRDVAYNGYRIPKGWMVPVSIRMAHSGEHWPAAERFDPERFGSERNEQRKPGTFIPFGGGPRICLGQHFAMVEMSVMLALLLKHYTWELVPGQDLSYVMVPFARPRSGIQLRMRRRS